In a genomic window of Amycolatopsis japonica:
- a CDS encoding GntR family transcriptional regulator — protein sequence MTMSSVQDEDGRIVAPPSMADLATQALRAMILSGELPPGTRLVEAKLTERLGVSRPPLREALQILAFEGLVVPHPRRGVIVRPLTRHDVYEIVTLREELEAFAVRIGIPVRSPERLQACRDALAAFEQAGRDGDEGVFTQRKYDFHQSIVALAGHERVTEAYRALSLQMQLCMALNRSARRDGESLMQNVERHRELLTIIEGGDPDAVLQALADHGHGSFLDAVVDQLDGGTPDSERWLAERRSR from the coding sequence ATGACCATGAGTTCCGTGCAGGACGAGGACGGCCGCATCGTCGCGCCGCCGAGTATGGCCGACCTGGCCACCCAGGCGCTGCGCGCGATGATACTTTCCGGCGAACTCCCGCCCGGCACGCGTTTGGTCGAGGCCAAACTGACCGAGCGGCTCGGGGTGTCCCGCCCGCCGCTGCGGGAAGCGTTGCAGATCTTGGCCTTCGAGGGACTCGTCGTACCCCATCCGCGGCGTGGCGTCATCGTCCGCCCGCTGACCCGCCATGACGTCTACGAAATCGTCACCCTGCGCGAAGAACTCGAAGCCTTCGCCGTCCGGATCGGGATCCCGGTCCGCTCGCCGGAGCGGTTGCAAGCGTGCCGGGACGCCCTCGCGGCGTTCGAGCAGGCGGGCCGTGACGGCGACGAAGGTGTGTTCACGCAACGGAAGTACGACTTCCACCAGTCGATCGTCGCACTGGCCGGGCACGAGCGGGTGACCGAGGCCTATCGCGCGCTTTCCCTGCAGATGCAGCTGTGCATGGCCCTCAACCGCAGCGCCCGCCGCGACGGCGAATCGTTGATGCAGAACGTCGAACGGCACCGCGAGCTGCTCACGATCATCGAGGGCGGCGACCCCGACGCGGTGTTGCAGGCGCTGGCCGATCACGGTCACGGCAGTTTCCTCGACGCGGTGGTGGATCAGCTCGACGGCGGCACTCCCGATTCGGAACGCTGGCTGGCCGAGCGCCGGAGCCGGTAG
- a CDS encoding pyridoxal-phosphate dependent enzyme, with the protein MTAPVTIDDIRDAAARLAGVAHRTPVVRSRTLDELVGAEVFIKCENLQRVGAFKFRGAYNAASRLSPEQLAKGIAAYSSGNHAQAVALAARELGSSAVILIPEDTPQSKKDATAGYGAEIVTYDRYTGDRVAIGEALAADRGLALIPPYEHPHVIAGQGTAALELLEDTESLDTLVVPVGGGGLIAGSSTAAKAARPGIRVIGVEPAAGDDTKRSLDAGERVSIPVPRTIADGQAAEIPGELTFSINRRLVDDIALVTDEQVRDAMRFAFERLKLVIEPSGATGLAALLSGRIPAPGRVGVIISGGNVSPERFAELIAG; encoded by the coding sequence ATGACCGCCCCCGTGACCATCGACGACATCCGCGACGCGGCCGCCCGCCTGGCCGGGGTCGCGCACCGGACCCCGGTCGTGCGTTCCCGCACCCTCGACGAGCTCGTCGGCGCAGAGGTCTTCATCAAATGCGAGAACCTCCAGCGCGTCGGGGCCTTCAAGTTCCGTGGCGCGTACAACGCCGCCTCCCGGCTTTCGCCGGAACAGCTGGCCAAGGGCATCGCCGCGTACTCCTCGGGCAACCACGCGCAGGCCGTCGCCTTGGCCGCGCGCGAACTCGGGAGCAGCGCGGTCATCCTGATCCCGGAGGACACCCCGCAGTCCAAAAAGGACGCCACCGCGGGTTATGGCGCCGAGATCGTCACCTACGACCGGTACACCGGCGACCGCGTCGCCATCGGCGAGGCGCTGGCGGCCGACCGCGGTCTCGCGCTCATCCCGCCCTACGAGCACCCGCACGTGATCGCGGGACAGGGCACCGCGGCGCTGGAACTGCTGGAGGACACCGAATCCCTGGACACGCTCGTCGTCCCGGTCGGCGGTGGCGGCCTGATCGCGGGCAGCTCGACCGCCGCGAAGGCCGCGCGGCCCGGCATCCGGGTGATCGGCGTCGAACCCGCCGCGGGCGACGACACCAAACGCTCGCTGGACGCGGGGGAACGCGTGTCGATCCCGGTGCCGCGGACCATCGCCGACGGCCAGGCCGCCGAGATCCCCGGCGAACTGACGTTCTCGATCAACCGGCGGCTCGTGGACGACATCGCGCTGGTCACCGACGAGCAGGTCCGGGACGCGATGCGGTTCGCGTTCGAACGGCTGAAGCTGGTCATCGAGCCGAGCGGGGCGACCGGTCTCGCCGCGCTGCTCAGCGGTCGGATTCCCGCGCCGGGCCGGGTCGGGGTGATCATCAGCGGCGGGAACGTCAGCCCGGAACGCTTCGCCGAACTGATCGCCGGCTGA
- a CDS encoding FAD-binding and (Fe-S)-binding domain-containing protein — translation MTSLLEETLRARITGEVAFDDYTRHLFSRDASMYSIMPRGVVFPVDQEDVAAAVATAAEFGVPVVPRGAGTSLAGQTVGPGLVLDLSRHMNRIVALDPVARIAVVEPGVVQDQLNQAAAAHGLMFGPDTSTSNRATIGGMVGNNSAGSGSLTFGMTIDHVRALDVVLADGSTARLEPVSETERQRRAEADTHEGRIYRELPELVTAHEDAIAKGMPLFWRRACGYRLDRLSGFGEDKPFDLAKFVVGAEGTLVLATRIEVDLVPKPKKTVYAVGHFETTHGAISATLDALSCGPHQVEMMDKTILDLSRRKIEYADLGNHLVGDPEALLFVSFSGDDETVLAAKLDEVAALWERNGRGYHTLKLVTAAEQAALLKVRKSSLGLLMAAGEGTKRPLAFIEDTAVDPEHLAEYTARFKEILDEHRLEAGFYGHCSVGCLHIRPFVDLTDPAQVDTMRAVAEKIKDLVAEFGGVNSSEHGDGLARSEFNREIFGDELYEAMRQVKKLFDPAGTMNPGKIVDAPSMTENLRDRDALPPAPPLRTMLSFEVVGGMRGAADRCMNIGLCRKTTGGVICPSYQVTLQEEHSTRGRANALVKALSEPDPKAALGGERLHEILDLCLMCKACKSECPMSVDMASLKAETLHQHHEEHGTPLRSRIFGSIRFLNRLGSATAPLSNVPGRIEPLRKLMERTVGIKAERPLPKFARENLVRWSRHRVTAPGAAGTVNWLADSFTTFTEPQIGKAAIELLESAGWAVELASGGCCGRSSLSKGLLDDAKKKATGLVTSLARDTEPGSPIVGCEPSCVFTLRDETLALLPDLPEARQVEARVRQVEELLVEAIDDGRLNLPERSWLSGRRVVFHGHCHQKAEVGTAATMALLRRIPGLEVAEIDSGCCGMAGSFGFEAEHYETSMAVGRDRLFPALEREPAGTLVAATGVSCRQQIFHGAGRTAWHPLELVREALGGPA, via the coding sequence ATGACCAGCCTTCTCGAAGAAACGTTGCGTGCGCGGATCACCGGGGAAGTCGCCTTCGACGACTACACGCGCCACCTGTTCTCCCGCGACGCGAGCATGTACTCGATCATGCCGCGCGGGGTCGTGTTCCCCGTCGATCAGGAGGACGTCGCAGCGGCCGTCGCCACCGCGGCGGAGTTCGGCGTGCCCGTCGTCCCGCGCGGGGCGGGTACCAGCCTGGCCGGGCAGACCGTCGGTCCCGGTCTGGTGCTCGACCTTTCGCGGCACATGAACCGCATCGTCGCACTCGATCCCGTCGCGCGGATCGCCGTCGTCGAACCCGGCGTCGTCCAGGACCAGCTCAACCAGGCGGCGGCCGCGCACGGGCTGATGTTCGGGCCCGACACCTCCACCAGCAACCGCGCCACGATCGGCGGCATGGTCGGCAACAACTCGGCGGGTTCCGGGTCGCTGACCTTCGGCATGACCATCGATCACGTCCGCGCGCTGGACGTCGTCCTCGCCGACGGCTCCACCGCCCGCCTGGAACCGGTGAGCGAGACCGAACGCCAGCGGCGCGCCGAGGCGGACACACACGAAGGCCGCATCTACCGCGAACTCCCCGAACTCGTCACCGCGCACGAGGACGCGATCGCCAAGGGCATGCCGCTGTTCTGGCGGCGTGCGTGCGGCTACCGGCTCGACCGGCTCTCCGGATTCGGCGAAGATAAACCCTTCGACCTGGCCAAATTCGTCGTCGGCGCGGAGGGCACGCTCGTGCTGGCCACCCGGATCGAAGTCGATCTGGTGCCCAAGCCGAAGAAGACCGTCTACGCGGTCGGGCATTTCGAAACGACGCACGGCGCCATTTCGGCGACGCTCGACGCGCTCAGCTGCGGGCCGCATCAGGTCGAGATGATGGACAAGACGATCCTCGACCTGTCGCGGCGGAAGATCGAGTACGCCGATCTCGGCAACCATCTCGTCGGCGATCCGGAGGCACTGCTGTTCGTGTCTTTTTCCGGCGACGACGAGACCGTGCTGGCGGCCAAACTCGACGAGGTCGCCGCGCTCTGGGAGCGCAACGGGCGCGGCTACCACACGCTCAAACTCGTCACGGCCGCCGAACAGGCGGCGCTGCTCAAGGTGCGCAAGTCCAGTCTCGGCCTGTTGATGGCGGCGGGCGAGGGGACCAAGCGGCCGCTGGCGTTCATCGAGGACACCGCCGTCGACCCCGAGCACCTCGCGGAATACACCGCGCGGTTCAAGGAAATCCTCGACGAGCACCGGCTCGAAGCCGGGTTCTACGGCCATTGTTCGGTCGGCTGCCTGCACATCCGGCCGTTCGTCGACCTCACCGACCCCGCCCAGGTCGACACGATGCGCGCGGTCGCGGAGAAGATCAAGGATCTCGTGGCCGAATTCGGCGGCGTGAACTCCTCCGAACACGGCGACGGCCTCGCCCGCTCGGAGTTCAACCGCGAGATCTTCGGCGACGAACTCTACGAAGCCATGCGCCAGGTCAAGAAGCTCTTCGATCCCGCGGGCACGATGAACCCCGGCAAGATCGTCGACGCGCCCTCGATGACCGAGAACCTGCGCGACCGCGACGCCCTGCCGCCCGCGCCGCCGCTGCGGACGATGCTGTCGTTCGAGGTCGTCGGCGGGATGCGCGGCGCCGCCGACCGCTGCATGAACATCGGTCTGTGCCGCAAGACCACCGGCGGGGTGATATGCCCGTCGTACCAGGTCACCCTGCAGGAGGAGCATTCCACGCGCGGCCGGGCCAACGCGCTGGTCAAGGCGCTGTCCGAACCGGATCCGAAGGCCGCGCTCGGCGGGGAACGCCTGCACGAGATCCTCGACCTGTGCCTGATGTGCAAGGCGTGCAAGAGCGAATGCCCGATGAGCGTCGACATGGCCTCGCTCAAGGCCGAAACCCTGCACCAGCACCACGAGGAGCACGGCACACCGCTGCGGTCGCGGATCTTCGGTTCGATCCGGTTCCTCAACCGGCTCGGCTCGGCGACCGCGCCACTGTCCAATGTGCCCGGTCGGATCGAGCCGCTCCGCAAGCTCATGGAACGGACCGTCGGCATCAAGGCCGAACGGCCGCTGCCGAAGTTCGCGCGGGAGAACCTCGTGCGCTGGAGTCGCCACCGGGTGACGGCGCCGGGGGCCGCGGGCACAGTGAACTGGCTCGCGGATTCCTTCACCACCTTCACCGAACCGCAGATCGGCAAGGCGGCGATCGAACTGCTCGAAAGTGCGGGCTGGGCGGTGGAACTCGCTTCCGGGGGCTGCTGCGGACGGTCGAGCCTGTCCAAAGGCCTGCTGGACGACGCCAAGAAGAAGGCCACCGGATTGGTCACGTCCTTGGCACGTGACACGGAACCGGGATCGCCGATCGTCGGCTGTGAGCCGTCGTGCGTGTTCACCTTGCGCGACGAGACTTTGGCGCTGCTGCCGGACCTTCCCGAAGCGCGGCAGGTCGAGGCACGGGTCCGCCAGGTCGAGGAACTGCTCGTCGAGGCCATCGACGACGGCAGGCTGAACCTGCCGGAACGATCGTGGCTGAGCGGGCGGCGCGTGGTCTTCCACGGCCACTGTCACCAGAAGGCGGAGGTCGGCACCGCCGCCACCATGGCGCTCCTGCGCCGCATCCCGGGGCTGGAGGTCGCCGAGATCGACTCCGGATGCTGTGGGATGGCGGGTTCGTTCGGTTTCGAGGCCGAGCATTACGAGACCTCGATGGCCGTCGGCCGCGACCGGCTCTTCCCCGCGCTGGAGCGGGAACCGGCCGGAACACTGGTCGCCGCCACCGGCGTTTCGTGCCGTCAGCAGATCTTCCACGGTGCAGGCCGCACGGCGTGGCATCCGCTCGAACTGGTCCGTGAAGCGCTCGGCGGTCCGGCATGA
- a CDS encoding RidA family protein: MTNEHPYPPAFRSGDLVSVSGRLGVTETGTLVSGGFDAECPQAFANLDAALRSVGATRADVVKVVVYLTDIADRDGLNRVYEEFFSEPRPARTCVGVASLPYGGVVEVEALARVRDV; the protein is encoded by the coding sequence GTGACCAACGAGCATCCGTATCCGCCCGCCTTCCGCAGCGGCGACCTGGTTTCCGTGTCCGGACGGCTCGGCGTGACCGAGACCGGGACGCTGGTATCCGGCGGATTCGACGCCGAATGCCCGCAGGCCTTCGCCAACCTCGACGCCGCGCTGCGGTCGGTGGGCGCGACCCGCGCGGACGTGGTGAAGGTCGTCGTCTACCTGACCGACATCGCCGACCGCGACGGTCTCAACCGGGTCTACGAGGAGTTCTTCTCCGAGCCCAGGCCGGCCCGCACCTGTGTCGGGGTGGCGTCCCTGCCGTACGGCGGCGTCGTCGAAGTCGAAGCCCTCGCCCGGGTACGCGATGTCTGA
- a CDS encoding alpha/beta hydrolase: MKRTRRWGLLALAMVALLGSSIPASAAPAPVSADNGAKVVEETWLDARTVDLKISSPALGTTGMVRLLVPTGWAAQPTRTWPTLYLLHGCCEPVDYRSWDQFTDVKAFTADKDALVVMPTGGPAGMYTKWWNFGLRSTPDWDTFHTLEVRQIVERGYRAGTRRAVAGLSIGGYGALAYSYKHKGMFTAAASYSGVPNTLNQGAPLFIQGILARAGIFNYLELWGDSWGMRPIWTANNPYDNIDGLRGTALYISCGNGKTGPLDPPGQSDIFEPQALASSVTFTDRLKAKGIPATVDYYGDGTHSWPYWQRALRNSWPVLAGGLGL, translated from the coding sequence ATGAAGCGAACCCGGCGGTGGGGTCTGCTGGCGCTGGCCATGGTGGCCCTGCTCGGAAGCTCGATCCCGGCGAGCGCGGCGCCCGCACCGGTGTCCGCCGACAACGGGGCGAAGGTCGTCGAGGAGACCTGGCTGGACGCGCGCACGGTCGACCTCAAGATCAGTTCGCCCGCGCTCGGCACCACCGGCATGGTCCGCCTGCTGGTCCCGACCGGCTGGGCCGCGCAGCCCACGCGGACCTGGCCGACGCTGTACCTGCTGCACGGCTGCTGCGAACCGGTCGACTACCGCTCGTGGGACCAGTTCACCGACGTCAAGGCGTTCACCGCCGACAAGGACGCCCTCGTCGTCATGCCGACGGGCGGGCCGGCCGGTATGTACACGAAGTGGTGGAACTTCGGGCTCAGGAGCACTCCCGACTGGGACACCTTCCACACCTTGGAGGTGCGGCAGATCGTCGAACGCGGCTACCGGGCGGGCACCCGCCGGGCGGTCGCCGGACTGTCGATCGGCGGGTACGGCGCGCTCGCGTATTCGTACAAGCACAAGGGGATGTTCACCGCGGCGGCGTCCTACAGCGGGGTGCCGAACACGCTCAACCAGGGAGCGCCGCTGTTCATCCAGGGGATCCTGGCCCGCGCGGGGATCTTCAACTACCTGGAGCTCTGGGGCGACAGCTGGGGGATGCGGCCGATCTGGACGGCGAACAACCCGTACGACAACATCGACGGCCTGCGCGGCACGGCGCTCTACATCTCGTGCGGGAACGGCAAGACCGGCCCGCTCGACCCGCCGGGCCAGTCCGACATCTTCGAACCCCAGGCGCTGGCTTCGTCGGTGACCTTCACGGATCGGTTGAAGGCCAAGGGGATTCCGGCGACCGTCGACTACTACGGCGACGGTACGCACAGCTGGCCCTACTGGCAGCGGGCGCTGCGGAACTCCTGGCCGGTGCTGGCGGGCGGGCTTGGCCTGTGA
- a CDS encoding SLC13 family permease, protein MSIQLVTVVALALVFLIATVLPVHMGALAFVAAFVIGTVFAGESTDDIVSGFPGDLFVILVGVTLLFAIAKGNGTVDRLVRLVVRAVGGRIALIPWVMFVVTAALTAVGAVVPAAVAIIAPIGMGFARRYSINPMLMGLLIINGASAGGFSPISIFGSIVNGVVARDNLPSDPGLLFVSSFVFNLALSVVVFFLFGGRELIRRSSAKPKIAALAHSGSSTVTTMTGAPSSGGTEEPEERLPLTRDHVFTLIGLAALAVGALVFKLDVGFTALTVATVLSLVSPGSAKAAIGEVAWPTVLLICGIVTFVSLMERVGTIDWLGNLVTRIGSPLLAAILICAIGAVVSAFASTTGILGALIPLAVPFLLAGEVGAVGMIIALAISSSVVDSSPFSTSGALVVANAPAGQNDKVFRGLMIWGFSMCAIAPIATWLLFILPGWG, encoded by the coding sequence ATGTCCATACAACTCGTCACCGTCGTCGCGCTCGCCCTGGTCTTCCTGATCGCGACCGTGCTCCCCGTCCACATGGGAGCGCTGGCGTTCGTCGCCGCCTTCGTGATCGGCACGGTCTTCGCCGGGGAGAGCACCGACGACATCGTCTCGGGCTTTCCCGGCGATCTCTTCGTCATCCTGGTCGGGGTGACCCTGCTGTTCGCGATCGCCAAAGGCAACGGCACCGTCGACCGGCTCGTGCGCCTGGTGGTGCGCGCCGTCGGCGGGCGGATCGCCCTGATCCCGTGGGTGATGTTCGTGGTCACCGCGGCCCTGACCGCGGTCGGCGCGGTGGTGCCGGCGGCGGTGGCGATCATCGCGCCGATCGGGATGGGGTTCGCCCGCCGCTACTCGATCAACCCGATGCTGATGGGCCTGCTGATCATCAACGGCGCCAGCGCGGGCGGCTTCTCCCCCATCAGCATCTTCGGCAGCATCGTCAACGGCGTCGTCGCCCGCGACAACCTGCCGAGCGATCCGGGGCTGCTGTTCGTGTCGTCGTTCGTCTTCAACCTGGCGCTGAGTGTCGTGGTGTTCTTCCTCTTCGGCGGCCGCGAACTGATCCGCCGGTCGTCGGCCAAGCCCAAGATCGCCGCGCTCGCCCACAGCGGTTCCTCGACGGTGACGACGATGACCGGCGCACCTTCCAGCGGTGGCACCGAGGAGCCCGAAGAGCGTCTTCCACTCACGCGCGACCACGTGTTCACGCTGATCGGGCTGGCGGCCCTGGCGGTGGGCGCGCTGGTGTTCAAACTCGACGTCGGTTTCACCGCGCTGACCGTGGCGACCGTGCTGTCACTGGTCTCGCCGGGATCGGCCAAGGCGGCCATCGGCGAAGTAGCGTGGCCGACAGTGCTGCTGATCTGCGGGATCGTCACCTTCGTTTCGCTGATGGAGCGAGTCGGCACGATCGACTGGCTCGGCAACCTGGTGACGCGGATCGGTTCGCCGCTGCTGGCCGCGATCCTGATCTGCGCGATCGGCGCGGTGGTCTCGGCGTTCGCGTCGACGACCGGGATCCTCGGCGCGCTCATCCCGCTCGCGGTGCCGTTCCTGCTGGCGGGCGAGGTCGGCGCGGTCGGCATGATCATCGCGCTGGCGATCTCGTCCTCGGTCGTCGACTCGTCGCCGTTCTCCACCAGCGGCGCACTGGTCGTGGCGAACGCGCCCGCCGGGCAGAACGACAAAGTGTTCCGGGGCCTGATGATCTGGGGATTCAGCATGTGCGCGATCGCGCCGATCGCGACCTGGCTGCTGTTCATCCTGCCCGGCTGGGGCTGA
- a CDS encoding helix-turn-helix transcriptional regulator: MSEQDAILDALAPVADGIAATLGSFCEVVVHDFRRPEQSVVAIAGSVTDRTVGGSMSEIGMGLLARGDDAEDQLNYVTRTASGKLVKSSTMLLRDSGGSVFGALCVNLDVTALGQLRTLVGELADVGTAAETPTTTFGDDVDAVVDAIVDEHQLRLNKPWTALSREERLDLFRSLHARGVFAVRRAVPQVAARIGISRASAYNYLAEIREQGAS, translated from the coding sequence ATGTCTGAGCAGGACGCGATCCTCGACGCGCTCGCCCCGGTCGCCGACGGCATCGCGGCGACACTCGGCTCGTTCTGCGAGGTCGTGGTGCACGACTTCCGCCGTCCGGAGCAGTCGGTGGTCGCGATCGCCGGCTCGGTCACCGACCGCACCGTCGGCGGATCGATGAGCGAGATCGGCATGGGCCTGCTCGCCCGCGGCGACGACGCCGAAGACCAGCTGAACTACGTCACCAGGACCGCGTCCGGGAAGCTCGTGAAGTCTTCGACCATGCTGCTGCGCGACAGCGGCGGCTCGGTGTTCGGCGCGTTGTGCGTGAACCTCGACGTCACCGCGCTGGGCCAGCTGCGGACCCTCGTCGGCGAACTCGCCGACGTCGGCACCGCCGCCGAAACGCCGACCACCACCTTCGGCGACGACGTCGACGCGGTGGTCGACGCGATCGTCGACGAGCATCAACTCCGGCTGAACAAACCGTGGACCGCGCTCAGCCGCGAAGAACGTCTCGACCTGTTCCGCAGCCTGCACGCGCGTGGAGTCTTCGCCGTGCGGCGGGCCGTGCCCCAGGTCGCGGCGCGGATCGGGATCTCCCGCGCCTCCGCCTACAACTATCTCGCCGAAATCCGTGAACAAGGAGCATCATGA
- a CDS encoding pyridoxal-phosphate-dependent aminotransferase family protein — MTYAAGRHFLQIPGPTNVPDVVLRAMSAATIDHRGPEFQELATRLLRDIKPVFGTTNPVVIYPATGTGAWEAALTNTLSPGDTVLAFETGHFATLWQEMARGLGLHVEFVPGDWRRGADPEVVADRLAADTAHRIKAVCVVHNETSTGVSSRIPEIRAAIDAAGHPALLLVDTISSLGSIDYRHDEWGVDVTVAGSQKGLMLPPGMSFNAISDKALDAAKTASLPKIFWDWGPMLTANERGFFPYTPNTNLMYGLREALRLLYDEGLENVFARHARHAAATRAAVRGWGLEVLCQDEREHSGALTAVLMPEGIDADKVRAIILDRFDLSLGAGLGKLAGKIFRIGHLGAFNDLTLAGTLAGVQMGLTLAGAPADPRGLQDALELLQND; from the coding sequence ATGACATACGCGGCCGGACGGCACTTCCTGCAGATCCCGGGGCCGACGAACGTGCCCGACGTGGTGCTCCGGGCGATGTCGGCGGCGACCATCGACCACCGCGGACCGGAGTTCCAGGAGCTGGCGACGCGGCTGCTGCGCGACATCAAGCCGGTCTTCGGCACCACGAACCCGGTCGTCATCTACCCCGCCACCGGGACCGGCGCGTGGGAAGCGGCGCTCACCAACACCCTCAGCCCCGGCGACACCGTCCTGGCCTTCGAGACCGGCCATTTCGCCACGCTGTGGCAGGAAATGGCGCGGGGGCTCGGCTTGCACGTCGAGTTCGTGCCCGGTGACTGGCGACGTGGTGCCGATCCCGAGGTGGTCGCTGACCGGCTCGCCGCCGACACCGCGCATCGGATCAAGGCGGTCTGCGTGGTCCACAACGAGACCTCCACCGGTGTCAGCAGCCGGATCCCGGAGATCCGCGCCGCGATCGACGCCGCCGGACATCCCGCGCTGCTGCTGGTCGACACCATCTCGTCGCTGGGCTCGATCGACTACCGGCACGACGAATGGGGTGTCGACGTCACCGTCGCGGGCTCGCAGAAGGGCCTCATGCTCCCGCCGGGCATGAGTTTCAACGCGATCAGCGACAAGGCCCTCGACGCCGCCAAAACCGCGAGCCTGCCGAAGATCTTCTGGGACTGGGGCCCGATGCTCACCGCGAACGAACGCGGATTCTTCCCCTATACCCCCAATACGAACCTCATGTACGGCCTGCGGGAGGCCTTGCGCCTGCTCTACGACGAGGGGCTCGAAAACGTCTTCGCGCGCCACGCCCGGCACGCGGCAGCGACGCGCGCCGCCGTCCGCGGCTGGGGCCTGGAGGTCCTGTGCCAGGACGAGCGCGAGCATTCCGGTGCGCTGACCGCCGTCCTGATGCCCGAAGGGATCGACGCCGACAAGGTCCGCGCGATCATCCTCGACCGGTTCGACCTGTCCTTGGGCGCGGGATTGGGCAAACTCGCCGGCAAGATCTTCCGGATCGGGCATCTCGGCGCGTTCAACGATCTCACCCTCGCCGGCACCCTCGCGGGAGTCCAAATGGGACTGACACTCGCCGGCGCCCCCGCCGATCCACGCGGGCTGCAGGACGCCCTCGAACTGCTGCAGAACGACTGA
- a CDS encoding fumarylacetoacetate hydrolase family protein, protein MRLIRFGREEAARTGCVEGDVVRAYDPATGPGEVVGPLSDIRLLAPCEPRTIVCVGSNYPCQLKEKGRPWPERPALFLKAPNAVTGPGQPILHPREVERLEYEGELAVVIGRTARNLTVGNALAHVLGYTCANDVTAHDWRADGQWARAKSADTFLPLGPWITTGIENGDLEVTTLINDRLAQRATTREMIFGVPEILAWVTRWFTLRPGDVVLTGSPAGVGPMEPGDEVTVAIEGIGALTNPVR, encoded by the coding sequence ATGAGGCTGATCCGCTTCGGCCGGGAGGAGGCCGCCAGGACGGGCTGCGTCGAAGGCGACGTCGTCCGCGCGTACGACCCGGCCACCGGCCCCGGCGAGGTCGTCGGTCCGCTGTCCGATATCCGGCTGCTCGCGCCGTGCGAGCCGCGCACGATCGTCTGCGTCGGCAGCAACTATCCCTGCCAGCTGAAGGAAAAAGGCCGCCCGTGGCCCGAGCGGCCCGCCCTGTTCCTCAAGGCCCCGAACGCCGTCACCGGGCCGGGGCAGCCGATCCTGCACCCGCGAGAGGTCGAACGCCTGGAGTACGAGGGCGAACTGGCCGTCGTCATCGGCAGGACCGCGCGGAACCTGACCGTCGGGAACGCTTTGGCGCACGTCCTGGGCTACACCTGCGCCAACGACGTCACCGCGCACGACTGGCGGGCCGACGGTCAATGGGCGCGGGCCAAGAGCGCCGACACGTTCCTGCCGCTCGGCCCCTGGATCACCACCGGTATCGAGAACGGAGACCTCGAGGTGACCACGCTGATCAACGATCGGCTCGCCCAGCGTGCCACCACGCGGGAGATGATCTTCGGCGTGCCGGAGATCCTCGCGTGGGTGACCCGCTGGTTCACCCTGCGCCCCGGCGACGTCGTCCTCACCGGCAGCCCGGCCGGGGTCGGGCCGATGGAGCCGGGGGACGAGGTCACCGTCGCGATCGAGGGGATCGGGGCGTTGACCAACCCGGTCCGCTAG